A portion of the Gasterosteus aculeatus chromosome 12, fGasAcu3.hap1.1, whole genome shotgun sequence genome contains these proteins:
- the mapk8ip1b gene encoding C-Jun-amino-terminal kinase-interacting protein 1 isoform X2, which produces MPSLTSSMDSGGEGEEGWMEDQWEKWLTHDISLDEFEDDDLSEITEITDECGLSLNCNGPDMKGRIRRGTNSLSGRAELGAVGQLQAEMLHLELIDGADGYRGDKESSKASAIAPLPVTKDPAAPVTMDTYRPKRPTTLNLISIVPRTQDTLNNNSFGKKYSWQEKVSGSCSPLKTGERTTTTTTPPPPREHSCLSDEDQVQGGGAQTKDRGTSTDAPCRHGHAAGHSSATRSKLQGKPPAAPPPPQNHTPAGKADGGGPHREKIRYHTDVRLEPTEEIYLTPVQRSADALDPPNAQDRPFLSQQTEQGRMSIGSDTEGPPPYQPLPDRTNPSIYEEDEVHAPPPSYASCVEALVTPPGAARSSPALDLSLKGAGTGAGVMLRPGSSVEYVDATDESYCGEDEDVDRIMMDGRARKGGGVGGGGGGRDQLRTSMTSEASGLSYDSVKYTLVVDEHAQLELVSLRQCYQGYSDDSDSATVYDNCVSSPYESAVGEEYEEEEEEGEEDEDDEDGIQIGGVRREATACLSEDSTPEGDLRFSKKFLNVFMNGRSRSSSAESFGLCSCLINGEERDQSHRAVYRFVPRHDDELELEVDDPLLVEVQSEDYWYEGYNMRSGARGIFPAYYAVEVTKDAETSKVKSSEWMDGYRLKFLGSVQVPSHKGNDVLCAAMQKIATNRRMTVKYNPPSSCILEISVKGIKLAVHEDYYARDKSNECSHFFQLKNISFCGYHPKNCKYFGFITKHPADQRFACHVFVSEDSTKPLAESVGKAFQLYYKEFVEFSCPTEDIYLE; this is translated from the exons ATGCCCTCGCTCACTTCCAGTATGGACTcgggaggggaaggagaagagggcTGGATGGAGGACCAGTGGGAGAAATG GTTGACCCATGACATCAGCCTGGATGAGTTCGAAGATGACGACCTGTCGGAGATCACGGAGATCACAGATGAGTGCGGATTGAGTCTCAACTGTAACGGTCCGGACATGAAG GGCCGCATCAGGCGAGGAACCAATAGCCTGTCGGGGAGGGCGGAGCTCGGCGCCGTCGGCCAGCTCCAGGCGGAGATGCTGCATTTGGAACTGATCGACGGTGCCGACGGTTACCGCGGCGACAAAGAGTCGTCGAAGGCGTCGGCCATCGCGCCCCTGCCCGTCACCAAGGACCCCGCGGCGCCTGTTACCATGGATACCTACCGGCCCAAGAGACCCACGACCCTTAACCTCATCTCCATCGTGCCTCGCACACAG GACACACTAAACAACAACTCCTTCGGGAAGAAATACAGCTGGCAGGAGAAGGTGTCGGGCTCGTGCTCGCCTCTTAAAACAG GCGagcgcaccaccaccaccaccacccccccgccgccgcgcGAGCACAGCTGCCTGAGCGACGAGGACCAGGTGCAGGGCGGCGGAGCGCAGACCAAAGACCGCGGGACGTCCACCGACGCCCCCTGCAGGCACGGCCACGCCGCCGGCCACTCGTCCGCGACTCGCTCCAAGCTGCAGGGGAAGCCGCCGGCGGCGCCCCCGCCGCCCCAGAACCACACGCCGGCGGGGAAGGCGGATGGAGGCGGGCCCCACCGGGAGAAGATCCGCTACCACACGGACGTCCGCCTGGAGCCCACGGAGGAGATCTACCTGACCCCCGTGCAGCGCTCCGCCGACGCTCTCGACCCCCCCAACGCGCAGGACCGGCCCTTCCTCTCGCAGCAGACGGAGCAGGGCCGCATGTCCATCGGCTCCGACACGGAGGGCCCGCCCCCTTACCAGCCGCTCCCGGACCGGACGAACCCCTCCATctacgaggaggacgaggtccacgccccccctccatcctACGCTTCCTGCGTAGAGGCACTCGTCACGCCGCCCGGCGCGGCCCGCTCCTCCCCCGCGCTCGACCTCAGCCTCAAGGGCGCGGGAACGGGGGCCGGGGTCATGCTGAGACCCGGCTCGTCGGTGGAGTACGTGGACGCCACGGACGAGAGCTACTGCGGCGAGGACGAAGACGTGGACAGGATAATGATGGACGGAAGGGCGAGGAAGGGCGGAGGagtggggggcggcggcggcggcagggacCAACTCAGAACTTCCATGACCTCGGAGGCCAGCGGCCTTTCGTACGACTCGGTCAAATACACGCTGGTGGTGGACGAGCACGCTCAGCTGGAGCTGGTCAGCCTGCGGCAGTGTTACCAAGGCTACAGCGACGACAGCGACTCGGCCACCGTCTACGACAACTGCGTCTCTTCCCCCTACGAGTCGGCCGTCGGGGAGgagtacgaggaggaggaggaggagggggaggaagatgaggacgatgaggacgGCATTCAGATcggaggagtgaggagagaggcCACGGCGTGTCTGTCCGAGGACTCCACCCCGGAGGGCGACCTGCGCTTCTCCAAGAAGTTCCTCAACGTCTTCATGAACGGACGCTCTCGCTCCTCCA GTGCAGAGTCCTTCGGCTTGTGCTCCTGCCTCATTAACGGAGAGGAGCGGGACCAGAGCCACAGAGCCGTGTACAG GTTCGTCCCTCGCCATGACGACGAGttggagctggaggtggacgatccgctgctggtggaggtccaGTCGGAGGATTACTGGTACGAGGGCTACAACATGCGAAGCGGTGCCCGGGGGATCTTCCCGGCTTATTACGCTGTGGAGGTGACCAAGGACGCTGAGACGAGCAAAG TGAAGAGCAGCGAGTGGATGGACGGATACCGGCTGAAGTTCCTGGGCTCGGTTCAAGTGCCGTCGCACAAAGGCAACGACGTTCTGTGCGCAGCGATGCAGAAG ATTGCCACCAACCGGCGGATGACGGTGAAGTACAACCCGCCGTCCTCCTGCATCCTGGAGATCAGCGTGAAAGGCATCAAGCTCGCAGTCCACGAGGATTACTACGCGCGGGATAAA AGCAACGAGTGCAGCCACTTCTTCCAGCTAAAGAACATCTCCTTCTGCGGCTATCACCCAAAAAACTGCAA GTATTTCGGTTTCATCACCAAACACCCGGCAGACCAGAGATTCGCGTGCCACGTGTTCGTGTCTGAAGACTCCACCAAACCTCTGGCGGAGTCAGTAGG GAAAGCCTTCCAGTTGTACTATAAAGAGTTTGTGGAGTTCTCGTGCCCAACAGAGGACATTTACCTGGAATAA
- the LOC120834495 gene encoding guanylyl cyclase-activating protein 2 produces MKKSFEFMLQLADFSMGQNQQVQTQEEGLELECIQALYRSFITQCPSGSLYLHEFKKMFGVQHGTPESHYMDSIFRAFDMNHDHTMDFIEYVAALNLVLREKLEDKLRWSFKVFDSDRNDRLDRDELLKIVKIYHRIKNGCVSDETGTQSLTTEQLCERIFQEVDLNSDGEITLDEFVQGAHRSPWLQNFLRLDVNPCGWVQRYLSDRKLTCSKDS; encoded by the exons ATGAAGAAATCTTTTGAGTTCATGCTGCAGTTGGCCGATTTTAGCATGGGTCAAAACCAgcaagtgcagacacaggaagaGGGGCTGGAGTTGGAATGCATCCAGGCCCTCTACAGGTCGTTCATCACGCAGTGCCCCAGTGGGTCTTTGTACCTGCATGAGTTCAAGAAGATGTTTGGAGTACAGCATGGTACACCTGAATCCCACTACATGGACAGCATCTTCCGAGCATTCGACATGAATCAC GACCACACGATGGATTTCATAGAGTACGTGGCGGCGCTCAATCTCGTACTGCGTGAGAAGCTTGAAGATAAGCTGCGGTGGTCTTTCAAGGTGTTTGACAGCGATCGCAACGACCGCCTGGACAGAGATGAACTTCTGAAAATTGTGAAG ATATACCACAGGATAAAGAACGGCTGCGTGTCCGATGAGACAGGAACGCAGAGCCTCACCACTGAGCAGCTGTGTGAGCGCATCTTTCAAGAGGTCGATTTGAACAGTGACG GTGAGATTACACTGGACGAGTTTGTGCAGGGCGCCCACAGGAGTCCCTGGTTGCAGAACTTCCTGCGGCTGGATGTCAATCCCTGTGGATGGGTGCAGAGGTACTTGAGTGACAGGAAACTCACGTGTTCCAAAGATTCCTGA
- the mapk8ip1b gene encoding C-Jun-amino-terminal kinase-interacting protein 1 isoform X1 — MADGEKPGGSPPSGRSVQVNSPASFRLTHDISLDEFEDDDLSEITEITDECGLSLNCNGPDMKGRIRRGTNSLSGRAELGAVGQLQAEMLHLELIDGADGYRGDKESSKASAIAPLPVTKDPAAPVTMDTYRPKRPTTLNLISIVPRTQDTLNNNSFGKKYSWQEKVSGSCSPLKTGERTTTTTTPPPPREHSCLSDEDQVQGGGAQTKDRGTSTDAPCRHGHAAGHSSATRSKLQGKPPAAPPPPQNHTPAGKADGGGPHREKIRYHTDVRLEPTEEIYLTPVQRSADALDPPNAQDRPFLSQQTEQGRMSIGSDTEGPPPYQPLPDRTNPSIYEEDEVHAPPPSYASCVEALVTPPGAARSSPALDLSLKGAGTGAGVMLRPGSSVEYVDATDESYCGEDEDVDRIMMDGRARKGGGVGGGGGGRDQLRTSMTSEASGLSYDSVKYTLVVDEHAQLELVSLRQCYQGYSDDSDSATVYDNCVSSPYESAVGEEYEEEEEEGEEDEDDEDGIQIGGVRREATACLSEDSTPEGDLRFSKKFLNVFMNGRSRSSSAESFGLCSCLINGEERDQSHRAVYRFVPRHDDELELEVDDPLLVEVQSEDYWYEGYNMRSGARGIFPAYYAVEVTKDAETSKVKSSEWMDGYRLKFLGSVQVPSHKGNDVLCAAMQKIATNRRMTVKYNPPSSCILEISVKGIKLAVHEDYYARDKSNECSHFFQLKNISFCGYHPKNCKYFGFITKHPADQRFACHVFVSEDSTKPLAESVGKAFQLYYKEFVEFSCPTEDIYLE; from the exons ATGGCGGACGGAGAGAAGCCGGGAGGCAGCCCGCCCTCCGGCCGCAGCGTCCAGGTGAACTCGCCGGCCAGCTTCAG GTTGACCCATGACATCAGCCTGGATGAGTTCGAAGATGACGACCTGTCGGAGATCACGGAGATCACAGATGAGTGCGGATTGAGTCTCAACTGTAACGGTCCGGACATGAAG GGCCGCATCAGGCGAGGAACCAATAGCCTGTCGGGGAGGGCGGAGCTCGGCGCCGTCGGCCAGCTCCAGGCGGAGATGCTGCATTTGGAACTGATCGACGGTGCCGACGGTTACCGCGGCGACAAAGAGTCGTCGAAGGCGTCGGCCATCGCGCCCCTGCCCGTCACCAAGGACCCCGCGGCGCCTGTTACCATGGATACCTACCGGCCCAAGAGACCCACGACCCTTAACCTCATCTCCATCGTGCCTCGCACACAG GACACACTAAACAACAACTCCTTCGGGAAGAAATACAGCTGGCAGGAGAAGGTGTCGGGCTCGTGCTCGCCTCTTAAAACAG GCGagcgcaccaccaccaccaccacccccccgccgccgcgcGAGCACAGCTGCCTGAGCGACGAGGACCAGGTGCAGGGCGGCGGAGCGCAGACCAAAGACCGCGGGACGTCCACCGACGCCCCCTGCAGGCACGGCCACGCCGCCGGCCACTCGTCCGCGACTCGCTCCAAGCTGCAGGGGAAGCCGCCGGCGGCGCCCCCGCCGCCCCAGAACCACACGCCGGCGGGGAAGGCGGATGGAGGCGGGCCCCACCGGGAGAAGATCCGCTACCACACGGACGTCCGCCTGGAGCCCACGGAGGAGATCTACCTGACCCCCGTGCAGCGCTCCGCCGACGCTCTCGACCCCCCCAACGCGCAGGACCGGCCCTTCCTCTCGCAGCAGACGGAGCAGGGCCGCATGTCCATCGGCTCCGACACGGAGGGCCCGCCCCCTTACCAGCCGCTCCCGGACCGGACGAACCCCTCCATctacgaggaggacgaggtccacgccccccctccatcctACGCTTCCTGCGTAGAGGCACTCGTCACGCCGCCCGGCGCGGCCCGCTCCTCCCCCGCGCTCGACCTCAGCCTCAAGGGCGCGGGAACGGGGGCCGGGGTCATGCTGAGACCCGGCTCGTCGGTGGAGTACGTGGACGCCACGGACGAGAGCTACTGCGGCGAGGACGAAGACGTGGACAGGATAATGATGGACGGAAGGGCGAGGAAGGGCGGAGGagtggggggcggcggcggcggcagggacCAACTCAGAACTTCCATGACCTCGGAGGCCAGCGGCCTTTCGTACGACTCGGTCAAATACACGCTGGTGGTGGACGAGCACGCTCAGCTGGAGCTGGTCAGCCTGCGGCAGTGTTACCAAGGCTACAGCGACGACAGCGACTCGGCCACCGTCTACGACAACTGCGTCTCTTCCCCCTACGAGTCGGCCGTCGGGGAGgagtacgaggaggaggaggaggagggggaggaagatgaggacgatgaggacgGCATTCAGATcggaggagtgaggagagaggcCACGGCGTGTCTGTCCGAGGACTCCACCCCGGAGGGCGACCTGCGCTTCTCCAAGAAGTTCCTCAACGTCTTCATGAACGGACGCTCTCGCTCCTCCA GTGCAGAGTCCTTCGGCTTGTGCTCCTGCCTCATTAACGGAGAGGAGCGGGACCAGAGCCACAGAGCCGTGTACAG GTTCGTCCCTCGCCATGACGACGAGttggagctggaggtggacgatccgctgctggtggaggtccaGTCGGAGGATTACTGGTACGAGGGCTACAACATGCGAAGCGGTGCCCGGGGGATCTTCCCGGCTTATTACGCTGTGGAGGTGACCAAGGACGCTGAGACGAGCAAAG TGAAGAGCAGCGAGTGGATGGACGGATACCGGCTGAAGTTCCTGGGCTCGGTTCAAGTGCCGTCGCACAAAGGCAACGACGTTCTGTGCGCAGCGATGCAGAAG ATTGCCACCAACCGGCGGATGACGGTGAAGTACAACCCGCCGTCCTCCTGCATCCTGGAGATCAGCGTGAAAGGCATCAAGCTCGCAGTCCACGAGGATTACTACGCGCGGGATAAA AGCAACGAGTGCAGCCACTTCTTCCAGCTAAAGAACATCTCCTTCTGCGGCTATCACCCAAAAAACTGCAA GTATTTCGGTTTCATCACCAAACACCCGGCAGACCAGAGATTCGCGTGCCACGTGTTCGTGTCTGAAGACTCCACCAAACCTCTGGCGGAGTCAGTAGG GAAAGCCTTCCAGTTGTACTATAAAGAGTTTGTGGAGTTCTCGTGCCCAACAGAGGACATTTACCTGGAATAA